The Bemisia tabaci chromosome 5, PGI_BMITA_v3 genome includes a window with the following:
- the LOC140224579 gene encoding luciferin sulfotransferase-like: MPETLKYEKIESDTECGKVLNTLFVNKFRHGYVRVKGAVMPDNFKKFGDRIQQMEIRDDDVFVCSFPKAGTTWAQEMVWCIANNLDYKGAEVVLPERFPCLDYSFLYNYEVMYEEDLDFSAPDYFMQSFKYVSELNTQRFIKTHLPFGLLPEKLQNFSTRAKIIYVCRNPKDACVSWYRYSQLTGDYTGDFDTFCKSFLNDIPFYSPFWQHVLDYWTQRNNPSVLFLRYEEMKKDLPSVIRKTAAFLGKSFSEEEVARLAQHLSFESMKANRAVNYKPQIQINKKYNLVEKDGTTMPSGSVGGWKKMMTPKTVDEFDAWSEAKVAGTGFELIY; the protein is encoded by the exons ATGCCGGAGACTTTGAAATACGAGAAAATTGAAAGTGATACGGAATGTGGGAAAGTACTCAACACTCTCTTCGTCAACAAATTTCGTCATGGGTACGTGCGGGTCAAGGGGGCCGTCATGCCCGATAACTTCAAGAAATTCGGTGATAGAATTCAGCAGATGGAAATCAGAGATGACGACGTGTTTGTATGCAGCTTTCCCAAAGCAG GTACAACATGGGCTCAAGAAATGGTCTGGTGCATTGCAAATAATTTAGATTATAAAGGAGCTGAGGTTGTTCTTCCTGAGAGATTTCCATGTCTTGA TTACTCGTTTCTTTACAACTACGAGGTGATGTACGAAGAAGATCTAGATTTCTCAGCCCCTGACTATTTCATGCAGTCGTTCAAATACGTCAGCGAATTAAACACGCAAAGATTCATCAAAACTCACCTACCTTTTGGGCTACTCCccgaaaaacttcaaaatttctcgaCGCGAGCCAAA ATTATATACGTATGCCGTAACCCAAAAGATGCATGCGTTTCATGGTACCGTTATTCTCAGCTGACCGGTGACTATACGGGTGACTTTGATACGTTTTGTAAATCTTTCCTAAACGACATAC cGTTTTATTCGCCGTTCTGGCAGCACGTTTTGGACTACTGGACTCAGAGAAATAATCCAAGTGTCTTGTTCCTGAGGTACGAGGAGATGAAAAAG GACCTTCCATCGGTCATCCGGAAGACGGCGGCGTTCCTGGGCAAGTCGTTCTCCGAGGAGGAGGTGGCTCGGCTAGCGCAGCACCTGAGCTTCGAGAGCATGAAGGCAAATCGGGCTGTCAACTACAAGCCGCAGATCCAGATCAACAAGAAGTACAATCTTGTCGAGAAGGACGGCACGACGATGCCATCCGGCTCCGTTGGCGgctggaagaaaatgatgacgCCGAAAACCGTCGACGAGTTCGACGCCTGGAGCGAGGCCAAAGTCGCCGGCACTGGATTCGAGCTCATCTACTGA